From one Ignavibacteria bacterium genomic stretch:
- the sprA gene encoding cell surface protein SprA yields MNDRQLNHHAGALFLALFFVLCHPLVKGRAIASDSVRTDSVTVLDFGDPTNTDIPRFGAPSGFRRSEFYGTGKSAGRLVRPPGLLESGTVDSLLQTITLRDNIQGLPLGLPRIENLDDYLRRRPFELYASAKDSSLVRYELSKVKSENEILKLLDQATNLTIPLPPSPIFGIFGKPEIGINVNGEVNVRAGWRWDTQNLGTASVLGQTQSSPIFSQNIQVNVSARIGDKFRFNTDWNTLNQFEFNNRFKVGYEGYDDDIIKRVEFGNVNLETNSTLIGGGQTLFGIRADFQFGPLYIKTIASQRRSERQFLNAAGGSSKSYFAVRAYDYVRNHFFLDTAYFKVWDLFYSTFPPVLPASTGSLVVKEIVVWESTTEVSVVQANEAVAYADLDPIQYKRGQRYPDAMKNGDIKAGEVERGRFVQLDPKRYEVDVNLGTLTILNLRSDRFYAVSYRYEGESALTDEDDLYVGTLPRNAGEKDTLILKLVSRQAMQPGFKTLWKRLMKNVYTVGLTNVNPTDANIGMWYYRNTNDSTDILEGAPDKVVTIFKLDQVNNSTGALPPDGIFDARQPVFNPQRGEITFPNREPFRDGLREYFAKQGNAQLAEQYVFNEVYDTTDQAARLNTAKDRFLIVGEASGTASGSRIPLAFNVAPGSVKVKLDGQDLREGVDYSVDYYGGTLSLLNPRATLPNANLSVEYERNDVFNLTTRTLAGLRADYQLFKKRNLTGRIGMTLMNYDVAALVDRVQPNQEPNANLMWGFDTELNANLPWLTRFIDDLPIIDTKTKSNFVLKGEWAMVNPNPNKRQSSVLSDDGKPVAYVDDFEGARRIISFGLTPGVWSHSSPFPDITLWTDDTTAQNFRGRTFWYQRFVPDVPQSDVYPNRSQRLGQTNINPMRIVFDPAKRGIYNMNPQFLDSENPHWFDPDSLQVRDAANNYRYDNSARTWGGLMRLLSPFNTNFDNDNIDYIEIMMKIEDYEPGSKMYIDLGQISEDVIPNQKLNTEDRYPPNNIIDEGEDIGLDTLSNQQEKESYPYPLNLEADPARDDYFFDFSADRQNQNESQFIKYNNYENNSTQSELGQFPDTEILNKNNGQTIMLDNSYFRYEVRLDPNPATNPQIIGGNPDKGWYLFRIPVRRPDTVVGNPLYTNIQYVRLAFRGGRVKLAIADWSVVGSYWLARHNFQPGLRETDSVLQVAYVNREENQDAPDFYSMPPGVSPPQQLQNPDPFANLYLNEQSLRIDVQNMKYGEERMAARRYTPWDLFYYKELAFFIHGDNTMPDHIDGNSIPPAYAFIRFGVDSANYYEMRRPLLRGWQDIRIPVENLTAIKQVRDATRINERQEFPVPNDPSAVYAIKGSPILNRVSFFAFGIENPSERYPSELTTSMWVDELRVVDPIRDKDWAAIATASVNLADLADVAAAVNVRTPNFHKLEERFGDRNTVTSWNVTVNSSLEKLLPKEMKGAKIPITYTHSEYFQQPRYQAQNDVLLDAAAEATRVDTLRKGATEEVANQAARQVIERSETLRIQDQWAITGLKLGIPSSAWYADDILNKLTFNFSYAQEYQRTQVVQSRFEWLWRFKADYAVTIPNTVTVSPFKFLDGVYGLKIYKDVKFNFLPQNVTANAGFERGRTTEQSRYLSYPSPIVRNFIGIQSVGFNWRLVENGLLNPTIDYKLTNTTTLAPLELDINGRQRTASELFGEMFFSNGRLFNFGQTGQYDQVVTISMRPRLPAIAGLDRLIETTASYSVTFGLVDPLAPDPAQRDIVRNARFNSQFRISPVFRWGQFGQSLFGPIKHTDKSTLGTLGYILKDIFFGFENFTFLFNQNSNATNGGVMGETGFTNFWARSVTFRANQPSWGPSTAYQLGLNYQPHGNVVLAGSSAFPFFKFETTPGLRPPNGVMMDNYDTKSTFQLQTNRPLWPGATLDIIAKTDIGFSINQRVITDQFGNPTFTNVLKRQIIDRTFISFPNFFPFSLANNNVDNVLRMYNERKAVIMATANENDRNTLLLEALNTSFREGFESFQLWSGEAAKVLPALNWTLRWDGIEKLWFLKGIAQRIFLEHGYQSTYKESATITDNGRVTDVQEVRTGFSPLIGLNLSFDERALEGMLTATARYSITQAHSLSGGARGVIQQENTHELQIQASYLKRGMNLRFIGLELKNDLEISLLTQMRKNIQARFEVDEYPFTQARTVNGTTQLTIEPRARYTISNRVTASAFIRYEGNFSEGASTPGFSSTQFGVDIRLSISGGR; encoded by the coding sequence GTGAACGATCGACAATTAAATCATCATGCCGGAGCGCTGTTCCTTGCGCTCTTCTTTGTACTATGCCACCCCTTGGTGAAGGGCCGTGCTATTGCGTCTGACAGTGTTCGCACAGATTCAGTAACCGTTTTGGATTTTGGCGACCCAACTAATACCGACATTCCACGATTTGGAGCTCCGTCCGGGTTTAGACGATCAGAATTTTACGGAACAGGTAAGTCTGCCGGACGTTTGGTGCGACCACCGGGTCTGCTTGAATCAGGGACGGTTGATTCACTGCTGCAGACAATTACCCTGCGTGACAATATCCAGGGACTGCCTTTGGGTCTGCCACGGATTGAAAACCTGGATGACTACCTTAGACGCAGACCGTTTGAGCTGTATGCCAGTGCCAAGGATTCTTCGCTGGTGCGGTATGAGTTAAGTAAGGTTAAATCGGAAAACGAGATTCTTAAACTCCTGGATCAGGCTACTAACCTTACCATCCCGCTTCCGCCCAGTCCGATATTTGGAATTTTCGGTAAACCGGAAATTGGCATTAACGTGAACGGTGAGGTAAATGTGCGTGCTGGCTGGCGCTGGGACACCCAGAATCTTGGTACTGCTTCTGTGTTGGGGCAGACCCAGTCTTCGCCAATTTTTAGCCAGAATATCCAGGTTAATGTCAGCGCCAGAATCGGCGATAAATTCCGGTTTAATACCGATTGGAATACACTCAACCAGTTTGAGTTTAATAACCGGTTTAAGGTGGGATACGAGGGCTATGATGACGATATTATAAAACGGGTTGAGTTCGGCAATGTAAATCTGGAAACCAATAGTACGCTTATTGGTGGTGGGCAAACCTTATTTGGTATCAGAGCTGATTTTCAGTTTGGTCCGCTCTACATTAAAACGATTGCATCACAACGACGCTCCGAACGACAGTTTCTAAACGCAGCTGGCGGCTCATCAAAGTCGTACTTTGCCGTACGTGCCTACGATTATGTACGGAATCATTTCTTCCTGGATACGGCATACTTTAAAGTATGGGACTTGTTTTACTCAACGTTCCCACCCGTTTTACCGGCAAGCACCGGATCGCTGGTTGTAAAGGAAATTGTTGTATGGGAATCAACAACCGAGGTGAGTGTGGTGCAGGCAAACGAAGCAGTTGCATACGCTGATCTGGATCCGATTCAATATAAACGCGGACAGCGATATCCCGATGCGATGAAGAATGGCGACATCAAGGCGGGGGAAGTGGAACGTGGCAGGTTTGTACAGCTGGATCCTAAACGCTACGAGGTTGATGTTAACCTGGGTACGCTCACCATTCTGAATTTGCGCTCCGACCGGTTCTATGCTGTTTCGTATCGCTACGAAGGCGAGTCGGCCTTAACAGATGAAGATGATTTGTACGTTGGCACGCTGCCTCGGAATGCAGGAGAAAAAGACACGCTGATATTGAAGCTGGTTTCCCGGCAGGCAATGCAGCCCGGTTTTAAAACGCTTTGGAAGCGGCTAATGAAGAATGTTTACACCGTTGGCCTTACCAATGTAAATCCAACTGATGCCAACATCGGGATGTGGTATTACCGCAATACCAATGACTCTACCGATATTCTGGAAGGGGCTCCGGATAAGGTTGTAACGATATTTAAGCTAGACCAGGTGAATAACAGTACCGGAGCCCTACCGCCTGACGGGATTTTTGATGCCCGCCAGCCGGTGTTTAATCCCCAACGAGGTGAAATCACGTTCCCCAATCGTGAGCCATTCCGTGATGGTTTACGTGAATACTTTGCAAAACAGGGTAATGCTCAGCTTGCAGAACAGTATGTATTTAACGAAGTGTATGATACTACTGATCAGGCAGCCAGACTCAATACGGCAAAAGACAGGTTTCTGATCGTAGGTGAAGCATCCGGAACGGCTTCAGGAAGCCGAATACCTCTTGCCTTTAATGTCGCACCGGGATCGGTGAAAGTAAAGCTTGACGGACAAGACCTGCGCGAGGGAGTTGATTATTCGGTTGATTACTACGGAGGAACGTTATCGCTTTTAAATCCCAGAGCTACTCTGCCTAACGCAAACCTTTCGGTAGAATACGAACGCAACGATGTGTTCAATCTGACAACCAGAACACTTGCCGGATTGCGGGCCGATTACCAGCTCTTTAAAAAGCGAAATCTTACCGGCAGGATTGGGATGACCCTGATGAACTACGACGTGGCAGCTCTCGTGGACAGAGTGCAGCCAAACCAGGAACCCAATGCCAACCTTATGTGGGGGTTTGACACTGAGCTAAATGCAAACTTGCCCTGGCTTACTCGGTTTATCGATGACCTGCCAATTATCGACACAAAAACCAAGAGCAATTTCGTGCTTAAGGGCGAATGGGCAATGGTTAACCCTAACCCCAATAAACGTCAGAGCAGCGTACTTTCAGACGATGGAAAACCGGTTGCGTATGTAGACGACTTTGAGGGAGCACGCAGAATTATCAGCTTTGGTCTTACTCCTGGAGTGTGGTCACATAGTAGTCCATTCCCGGATATTACTCTATGGACCGATGATACTACTGCACAGAATTTCCGTGGCCGTACCTTCTGGTATCAGCGATTTGTTCCTGATGTCCCGCAGAGTGATGTTTACCCAAACAGGTCGCAGCGCCTTGGACAAACGAATATTAACCCAATGCGGATCGTGTTCGATCCAGCCAAACGCGGCATCTACAACATGAACCCTCAGTTTCTTGATAGTGAAAATCCCCACTGGTTTGATCCAGACTCACTACAGGTACGAGATGCTGCTAATAATTATCGTTATGATAATAGTGCCAGAACCTGGGGCGGACTGATGCGCCTGCTGTCACCCTTTAACACCAATTTCGATAACGATAACATTGATTACATCGAAATCATGATGAAGATCGAAGATTACGAACCAGGGTCAAAAATGTATATTGACCTGGGTCAGATATCGGAAGATGTAATACCAAACCAGAAACTCAATACCGAAGACAGATATCCGCCGAATAATATCATCGACGAAGGTGAAGACATAGGACTTGATACCTTGTCAAACCAACAGGAGAAAGAGTCCTATCCGTATCCGCTGAATCTGGAAGCAGACCCTGCGCGCGATGACTACTTTTTTGATTTTAGTGCTGACAGGCAGAACCAGAACGAATCACAGTTTATTAAGTATAATAACTACGAAAACAACTCAACCCAGTCGGAACTTGGACAGTTTCCCGATACCGAGATTTTGAATAAGAACAACGGACAAACCATCATGCTTGACAACTCGTACTTCAGGTACGAGGTTCGTCTGGATCCCAATCCGGCAACTAACCCTCAGATTATCGGCGGGAATCCTGACAAAGGATGGTATCTATTCCGTATTCCGGTCCGCCGTCCGGACACAGTTGTAGGAAACCCGCTCTATACCAATATTCAGTATGTACGGCTTGCATTTCGTGGCGGACGGGTGAAACTGGCAATAGCAGACTGGAGTGTTGTAGGATCATACTGGCTGGCACGCCATAACTTTCAGCCCGGACTTCGTGAAACTGACTCGGTCCTGCAAGTTGCCTACGTTAACCGCGAAGAAAATCAGGATGCCCCCGACTTTTATTCCATGCCACCGGGGGTTAGCCCGCCGCAACAGTTGCAAAACCCGGACCCGTTTGCCAATCTGTATCTGAACGAGCAGTCACTTCGGATTGACGTGCAAAACATGAAGTACGGCGAAGAACGAATGGCAGCACGCAGATATACCCCCTGGGATTTGTTTTATTACAAAGAGTTAGCATTCTTTATCCATGGTGATAATACCATGCCGGATCATATTGACGGAAATTCGATCCCGCCGGCTTATGCCTTTATTCGGTTTGGTGTGGACTCCGCCAACTACTATGAAATGCGCAGACCACTACTGCGCGGATGGCAGGATATTAGAATTCCCGTTGAGAATCTAACCGCTATTAAGCAGGTTCGGGATGCCACCCGAATTAACGAACGCCAGGAGTTTCCGGTCCCCAACGATCCGTCGGCAGTTTACGCAATCAAGGGTAGTCCAATCCTAAACAGAGTATCGTTTTTTGCATTTGGAATCGAAAACCCTTCCGAACGCTATCCCAGTGAGCTTACAACAAGTATGTGGGTTGATGAGCTTCGTGTTGTTGATCCCATACGTGATAAAGACTGGGCAGCCATTGCTACTGCCAGTGTAAACCTTGCTGACCTTGCTGACGTTGCCGCAGCCGTCAATGTAAGAACACCCAACTTCCATAAACTGGAAGAACGCTTTGGCGACCGCAACACGGTTACATCGTGGAATGTCACGGTAAACAGCTCGCTTGAAAAACTATTGCCTAAAGAAATGAAGGGGGCTAAGATCCCGATAACCTATACACACTCGGAGTATTTCCAGCAACCACGGTATCAGGCGCAGAACGACGTGCTCCTTGATGCTGCTGCTGAAGCAACCCGGGTGGATACACTTCGGAAAGGGGCTACGGAAGAAGTAGCAAACCAGGCAGCCCGCCAGGTAATAGAACGTTCCGAAACCCTCAGGATTCAGGATCAGTGGGCAATAACTGGTCTTAAACTTGGAATTCCATCCTCGGCATGGTATGCTGACGATATATTAAACAAGTTGACGTTTAATTTTAGTTATGCTCAGGAATATCAGCGTACCCAGGTTGTACAAAGCCGTTTTGAATGGCTCTGGAGGTTTAAAGCAGACTATGCGGTTACCATTCCCAATACAGTTACAGTTAGCCCCTTTAAATTTCTTGATGGAGTTTACGGATTAAAGATTTATAAGGACGTGAAGTTTAATTTCCTCCCGCAGAACGTGACGGCAAATGCCGGTTTTGAACGGGGAAGGACGACCGAGCAGAGCAGGTATTTATCGTACCCAAGTCCGATCGTACGAAACTTTATCGGAATCCAGTCCGTTGGCTTCAACTGGCGTCTTGTAGAGAATGGCTTACTCAATCCCACTATTGATTACAAGCTAACGAACACGACAACGCTGGCACCTTTGGAACTTGATATTAATGGCAGACAACGGACTGCTTCGGAGTTGTTTGGTGAAATGTTCTTTAGTAATGGTCGCCTGTTCAACTTTGGCCAAACCGGTCAGTATGATCAGGTTGTGACAATTTCAATGCGTCCACGGCTTCCTGCCATAGCCGGATTGGACCGGCTGATCGAGACCACTGCCTCGTATTCCGTTACCTTTGGTCTGGTTGATCCGCTTGCGCCTGATCCGGCTCAGCGCGACATCGTTCGAAATGCCCGATTCAATTCCCAGTTCAGGATTAGCCCCGTTTTCCGATGGGGGCAGTTTGGGCAGTCATTGTTCGGCCCCATCAAGCATACAGACAAAAGCACGCTTGGCACACTAGGCTATATTTTGAAGGATATCTTCTTTGGTTTCGAGAATTTCACCTTCCTGTTCAATCAGAACAGCAATGCTACCAACGGCGGCGTTATGGGTGAAACCGGTTTTACGAACTTCTGGGCACGGTCAGTCACATTCAGGGCCAACCAGCCATCGTGGGGTCCGAGTACAGCCTACCAGCTTGGCCTAAACTACCAGCCTCACGGCAATGTTGTTCTTGCCGGCAGCTCTGCATTCCCGTTTTTCAAGTTCGAAACCACACCAGGACTGCGACCGCCCAACGGGGTAATGATGGACAACTACGATACGAAATCCACCTTCCAACTTCAAACCAACAGACCGCTCTGGCCTGGTGCAACGCTTGACATCATTGCAAAAACTGATATCGGCTTTTCGATCAATCAACGTGTCATTACCGATCAATTTGGAAATCCTACGTTTACGAACGTACTCAAAAGGCAGATAATTGACAGAACATTTATCAGTTTTCCAAACTTCTTCCCATTCTCACTTGCCAATAACAATGTAGATAATGTCCTGCGGATGTATAACGAGCGGAAGGCAGTCATTATGGCAACTGCCAACGAAAATGACAGGAACACACTACTATTAGAGGCTCTGAATACTTCCTTCAGAGAAGGTTTTGAAAGTTTTCAACTATGGTCGGGTGAGGCTGCCAAGGTATTGCCTGCTTTAAACTGGACGCTGCGGTGGGATGGTATCGAGAAGCTGTGGTTCTTAAAGGGTATTGCACAGCGGATTTTCCTGGAACACGGTTACCAAAGCACATATAAAGAATCTGCAACGATAACTGACAACGGAAGGGTAACCGACGTTCAGGAAGTACGTACAGGATTTTCGCCGCTGATAGGATTAAACCTGAGTTTTGACGAGAGGGCACTGGAAGGTATGTTAACAGCAACAGCGCGGTACTCGATTACCCAGGCGCATTCGCTCTCCGGAGGAGCTCGTGGAGTGATTCAACAGGAAAACACCCATGAGCTACAAATTCAGGCATCGTATTTAAAGCGTGGCATGAACCTGCGGTTTATTGGGCTGGAACTGAAAAATGATCTTGAGATTTCGCTTCTTACCCAGATGCGAAAAAATATCCAGGCGAGATTCGAAGTTGATGAGTATCCTTTTACGCAGGCCCGTACCGTAAACGGCACAACACAACTTACCATTGAACCTCGGGCACGATATACGATCAGTAATCGCGTTACGGCCTCGGCTTTTATTCGCTACGAAGGCAACTTCTCGGAAGGCGCCTCTACACCCGGCTTCAGTTCCACTCAGTTCGGTGTAGATATCCGATTATCCATATCCGGAGGAAGGTAG
- a CDS encoding NUDIX hydrolase, which translates to MPHRSNDIARWERISAESETDYTVMRVHREVRRHAADGRTGTFTIASAPLWVNIVPVTGDNQIILVEQFRHGTAEVTLEVPGGIVVLREDPRLAAERECREETGWYSPEPAVLIGKTDANPAFMTNQCFTYLWRNCADTGKQNLDALEDISVRLVAEKELFSLIQRGIVRHSLVLSAVTHYLMHKN; encoded by the coding sequence ATGCCACATCGCTCGAATGATATTGCTCGCTGGGAACGGATTTCGGCTGAGTCGGAAACCGACTACACCGTTATGCGGGTGCATCGCGAAGTTCGCCGGCATGCAGCTGATGGCCGAACGGGTACATTTACGATTGCCAGTGCGCCGCTTTGGGTAAATATTGTGCCGGTTACGGGCGATAACCAAATCATTCTTGTTGAGCAATTTCGTCACGGAACTGCAGAGGTCACACTCGAGGTACCCGGAGGCATTGTAGTGCTACGCGAAGACCCACGCTTGGCCGCAGAGCGCGAATGCAGGGAAGAAACAGGCTGGTATTCTCCCGAACCTGCTGTACTGATTGGCAAGACGGATGCAAATCCAGCCTTTATGACTAATCAGTGCTTTACCTACTTGTGGCGTAATTGTGCTGATACCGGCAAGCAGAACCTCGACGCATTAGAAGATATATCGGTTCGACTTGTTGCCGAAAAGGAACTGTTTTCGTTAATCCAACGGGGCATTGTACGGCACTCTCTGGTCCTCAGTGCAGTAACACACTACCTAATGCATAAAAATTAA
- a CDS encoding ParA family protein, with translation MAKVIAVANQKGGVGKTTTSVNLAASLAAAEQRTLLIDIDPQANASHGYDVDTTELTKTIYEVLVNKLPIKDAIVPTMMPFLQLVPSHINLVGAEIELVDVKGREYLLRTAIDAVRDDFDFIIIDCPPSLGLLTLNSLTAADSVLIPVQCEFYALEGLGQLLNTIAIVRRSTNPKLDIEGVLLTMYDSRLRLSNQVVDEVRRHFEDKAMRTVIARNVRLSEAPSHGKPVLLYEASSIGAQNYLDLASEILTRNGIIPTEVE, from the coding sequence ATGGCTAAAGTAATTGCAGTTGCTAATCAGAAGGGTGGAGTAGGAAAAACTACAACGTCTGTAAACCTTGCTGCCTCGCTGGCAGCGGCTGAACAGCGAACACTGCTTATTGACATTGACCCTCAGGCTAATGCCTCGCATGGATATGATGTTGACACGACTGAGCTAACGAAAACCATCTACGAGGTGTTAGTAAATAAACTTCCAATAAAGGATGCAATCGTTCCAACAATGATGCCGTTCTTGCAATTGGTACCGTCACATATCAATCTGGTTGGAGCAGAGATTGAACTTGTTGACGTAAAGGGGCGCGAATACTTGTTGCGTACGGCAATCGATGCAGTTCGGGATGACTTCGATTTTATCATTATCGACTGTCCACCCTCACTTGGCTTGTTAACCCTAAACTCCCTGACCGCTGCCGATAGTGTTCTGATACCAGTTCAATGTGAGTTTTATGCCTTGGAAGGGCTTGGTCAGCTGCTGAATACGATTGCAATTGTTAGAAGGAGTACAAACCCGAAACTCGATATTGAAGGAGTGTTACTGACGATGTACGACTCCAGACTACGCCTATCCAATCAGGTTGTTGACGAAGTTCGCCGACATTTCGAAGATAAGGCTATGCGAACCGTGATTGCTCGGAATGTACGGCTGTCCGAAGCGCCAAGCCATGGAAAACCTGTTCTTTTATACGAAGCATCCAGTATCGGTGCCCAGAACTATCTGGACCTGGCATCCGAAATCCTTACACGGAATGGTATTATTCCAACGGAGGTTGAATAG
- a CDS encoding ParB/RepB/Spo0J family partition protein, producing the protein MKPGLGLGKGLGALIPKDVMKQERSRQTSLTGVDDSESSSSIALIEIDKIIGKNPMQPRQDFDNARLEELARSIAIHGVITPITVRKHFDGYELISGERRVRASKLAGLQTIPAYIIEVNTNAQMLEIALIENVQRENLNPLEVALGYQLLIDECGLKQDDVATRVGKDRSTVANMLRLLRLPPEIQSELRNGTISMGHARALLALSTEASQVAVLSEIVTHDLSVRRTEALVKDIELGRKKVEKNGDIVQGGPVRRQRIRPEIEGENHAALQDIESSLRHLFGTQVRIRMKNETQGSVDIEFFSVEELERLLELFTTLDSKA; encoded by the coding sequence ATGAAACCCGGATTAGGCTTGGGAAAGGGGCTTGGAGCACTGATCCCTAAAGATGTAATGAAGCAGGAACGAAGCAGGCAGACGTCACTTACGGGCGTTGATGACTCAGAAAGCAGTTCCTCGATAGCATTGATAGAGATTGATAAAATTATTGGGAAAAATCCAATGCAGCCGCGGCAGGATTTCGATAATGCACGGCTTGAAGAATTGGCTCGGAGTATTGCCATTCACGGTGTTATTACACCGATAACGGTTCGTAAACATTTTGATGGTTATGAGCTCATCAGCGGGGAGCGTCGCGTACGGGCTTCGAAACTTGCCGGCTTGCAAACAATTCCGGCCTACATCATCGAAGTAAACACAAACGCACAGATGCTGGAAATTGCACTTATCGAGAATGTACAGCGAGAGAACCTGAATCCGCTGGAGGTTGCATTAGGGTATCAGCTGCTGATTGATGAGTGTGGTCTTAAACAGGATGATGTAGCCACGAGAGTTGGCAAGGACAGAAGCACGGTGGCTAATATGCTGCGACTGCTGCGCCTGCCACCAGAGATTCAGTCAGAGCTGCGTAACGGGACAATTTCCATGGGCCATGCTCGGGCACTGCTTGCACTGTCTACCGAAGCCAGTCAGGTTGCAGTACTGTCCGAGATTGTTACTCACGACCTCTCGGTTAGGCGCACTGAGGCGCTGGTTAAGGATATAGAGTTAGGACGGAAGAAGGTTGAAAAAAACGGAGACATTGTCCAGGGCGGTCCGGTGCGCAGACAGCGGATTCGGCCTGAAATTGAAGGTGAAAACCATGCTGCCCTACAGGATATCGAGTCATCGTTACGGCATCTTTTTGGTACGCAGGTCAGGATTCGCATGAAGAATGAGACGCAGGGATCGGTTGACATTGAGTTCTTCAGTGTTGAAGAACTGGAACGGCTGTTAGAGTTGTTTACAACATTAGATTCCAAGGCCTAA
- a CDS encoding acyl-CoA thioesterase, which yields MGVVYHGVYLSYFEVARTEMLRAAGIPYSRLEETGILMPVLEASARYLQPARYDDVLDLKATYCTDHGAVMHIDYVITKGQQVLVTGFTKHTFVNSETWQPVRPPKHFREIVQAVAKDNV from the coding sequence ATGGGTGTGGTATACCATGGTGTGTACTTAAGCTATTTTGAGGTTGCACGCACAGAAATGCTCAGAGCCGCCGGAATTCCGTATTCCCGTCTGGAGGAAACCGGTATCCTGATGCCCGTACTTGAGGCTTCGGCCCGGTATCTGCAGCCAGCCCGGTACGACGATGTTCTGGATTTGAAGGCCACGTACTGTACTGATCATGGAGCCGTCATGCACATCGACTACGTTATTACCAAAGGACAGCAGGTACTGGTAACGGGGTTTACGAAACACACTTTTGTCAACTCGGAGACATGGCAGCCTGTTCGTCCGCCAAAGCATTTCCGGGAAATAGTACAGGCAGTAGCCAAGGATAACGTATGA
- a CDS encoding PorV/PorQ family protein produces MRSLTVIVCAFCTTIAGVRAQQSTIFSFLRSTISARAAALGGATVAMTNDPSMVVMNPGSLVTTDSNQVDVTFIKHVLDINSGYLVYSMRTAPNEAYAVHASFVSYGSFNRTSTTGELLGSFGAADIALAGSYSREIDTLISWGATVKLLYGSVETQNTFALAMDGGLLFQIPKSNTNIGLSILNAGFQLTTFDGTTDKLPLDVRLGVNHQLKGLPVLVNASINHLADDVPSFFDRFLNFSVGGELRAGKYVRLRLGYDNTTRNISNVNVATQLAGVSAGASVTLNDMHVDYAMSSVGSSALIHRISLGLSL; encoded by the coding sequence ATGCGATCACTCACAGTTATCGTTTGTGCATTTTGTACCACAATTGCAGGAGTCAGGGCTCAGCAGAGCACGATATTTTCGTTCTTGCGTAGTACAATTAGTGCACGTGCCGCTGCGCTTGGAGGTGCTACCGTTGCCATGACAAACGATCCGTCCATGGTGGTAATGAACCCCGGTAGTCTGGTTACAACCGACTCCAACCAGGTTGACGTAACGTTTATCAAACACGTTCTGGATATTAACTCCGGTTACCTCGTATACTCGATGCGTACGGCACCAAACGAAGCCTATGCGGTGCATGCTTCTTTTGTATCCTACGGGTCGTTTAACAGAACCAGTACTACCGGCGAACTCCTTGGCTCGTTCGGTGCAGCTGATATCGCACTTGCAGGAAGTTATTCACGTGAGATCGACACCCTGATTTCATGGGGAGCTACTGTAAAACTCTTGTATGGGTCCGTTGAAACACAAAACACGTTTGCCCTGGCAATGGATGGCGGTTTGTTGTTTCAAATCCCCAAGTCGAATACCAATATTGGGCTTTCGATTTTAAATGCCGGATTTCAGCTGACAACATTTGACGGGACAACGGACAAGCTTCCTCTTGATGTTCGTTTGGGGGTTAACCACCAGTTAAAAGGCTTGCCTGTTCTTGTAAACGCCTCAATTAATCATTTAGCAGATGATGTTCCATCGTTTTTTGACCGTTTTCTGAACTTCTCGGTTGGTGGTGAGCTGCGTGCCGGTAAGTATGTAAGACTACGGTTAGGATACGATAATACCACCCGGAACATAAGCAATGTTAATGTGGCTACTCAGCTGGCTGGAGTGTCAGCAGGAGCCAGTGTTACACTGAATGACATGCATGTTGACTATGCCATGAGCTCTGTAGGAAGCAGTGCGCTTATTCACAGGATTAGTCTTGGTTTATCACTATGA